CATCAATCAACACTTGGGCGGGGCGCGGGTCATCCACCACTTCCGGGGCATCAAAGTTGAGGAAGTTGAGGTAGTCGAGCACCGCCTTGTCGCCGGTGATGTTGGCGCCGCGAGCATAGATCACTTTGCCCTTTTCGCCGATCACGGCGTTCATGCCGTCAAGCAGGGTCACCGACTGTTCCGGCTTACCGGCTGCGGCCCAACTGCCCATCATGTCGATCGGGGCCTTGGCCAGCGGGCCGACCAGCGCGATGGTCGCGGATTTTTTCAGCGGCAGGGTGTCGTTGTGGTTCTTCAGCAACACCAGGCTGCGGCGCGCGATGTCGCGGGCATCGGCGCGGTGCAGGCGGCTGTCGGCATAGGTGTCGGCCGGGTCGTCCTCGGCCTTGCCGATGCGCAGGTACGGGTCCTTGAACAGGCCCATGTCGTACTTGGCGCCGAGCACTTCGCGCACGGCGTTGTCGATGTCGCTCTGCTCGATCTCGCCGGACTTGAGCAGCCCCGGCAGTTCCTTGCCGTACAACGTGTCGTTCATGCTCATGTCGATGCCGGCCTTGATCGCCAGCTTGGCGGCTTCACGCCCGTCCTTGGCCACGCCGTGCTTGATCAGTTCGAAGATCGCGCCGTGGTCGCTCACGGCCAGGCCCTTGAAGCCCCAGTCCTTGCGCAGCAGGTCGTTCATCAGCCAGGTGTTGGCGGTGGCGGGCACGCCATTGATCGAGTTGAGCGCCACCATCACGCCGCCGGAACCGGCCTTGATCGCCGCATGGTAGGGCGGCAGGTAATCCTGGTACATCTTGACTGGGCTCATGTCGACCACGTTGTAGTCGCGGCCGCCTTCCACCGCGCCGTACAGAGCGAAGTGCTTGACGCTGGCCATGATGCTGTCGGCATTCGCGGCGCTGGCGCCCTGGAAGGCCTTGACCATCACTTCGGCAATGCGCGACACCAGGTAGGTGTCTTCGCCGAAGCCTTCAGAGGTGCGGCCCCAGCGCGGGTCGCGGGAGATGTCGACCATCGGCGCGAAAGTGATGTCGAGGCTGTCGGCGGCGGCTTCCTGGGCGGCGATGCGCCCGGAGCGGCCGATGGCGTCCATGTCCCAGCTCGAGGCCAGGGCCAGGCTGATCGGGAAAATCGTGCGATGGCCGTGGATCACGTCGTAGGCGAAGAACATCGGGATCTTCAAGCGGCTGCGCATGGCCGCGTCCTGCATCGGGCGGTTTTCCGGACGGGTGATGGAGTTGAAGGTGCCGCCGATGCGGCCGGCGGCGATTTCCTTGCGGATCAGCTCGCGGGGCATTTCCGGGCCGATGCTGATCAGGCGCAACTGGCCGATCTTTTCATCGAGGGTCATCTGCTTGAGCAGGTCGCTGACGAAGGCGTCCTTGTCTTTAAGCGCAGCAGGCTTTGTTTCTGCCCATACGGGGTGGCTGGCCAGAGTGGCAACAAGGCCGAGCAAACACAGCTTCTTCATGAATATCCTTTTTCGGCTCACTGCACAGCGGTCAGGCTGATCGGCCAAAATGTGGGGAGCATCTATTGTTGTTCGGGTGTTGTTCAGATAAATGCAGCACACTCTGAACTCTTTTTCGCGCTGGGCATCTTTGTAGCTGATTGGCTCGAAGCATTCCAGTGGTGGCGGATTATGCCCCAAGCGCGTGGTTTATAGGGTTAGTCATCACATTCCATCCAGATTGGGCAGGAGAAACACCATGCAAGCAGCACAAGGTTACCGCTGGGGCTTGAAAGCCGCGGCGCTGTTATTGATCAGCAGCGTGCTGAGCGGTTGCGGCATCAACAACATCCCGACCCTGGACGAACAGGCCAAGGCGGCCTGGGGCCAGGTGCAGAACCAGTACCAACGCCGTGCCGACCTGATTCCCAACCTGGTGGAGGTGGTCAAGGGTTACGCCGCTCACGAGCAGGACACCCTCACTGCGGTGATTGAAGCGCGGGCCAAGGCCACCTCGATCCAGGTGGATGCGAGCACCCTCGACAACCCGGAAAAGCTCAAGCAGTTCCAGCAGGCCCAGGACGGCCTGAGCGGTGCACTCAGCCGTTTGATGGTGGTGTCCGAGCGCTATCCGGACCTGAAGGCCAACCAGAACTTCCTGGCCCTGCAATCGCAACTTGAGGGCACGGAAAACCGTATCGCCGTGGCCCGTCGCGACTTTATCCAGGCCGTGCAGAACTACAACACCGAGATCCGCACGTTCCCGGGCCGCCTGTGGCACAGCGTGATGTACAGCGACTTGCCGATCCGCGCCACATTTGAAGCCACCAGTGCCGATGCCGATAAGGCACCGCAGGTGAAGTTCAAATAACGCTGCCTTGAGGTGTCGATGCGTTTATTACGGATAGGCCTGGCGCTGTGGCTGCTGGGTTGCGTGGGCATGGCCCAGGCGGCCCTGACCTTCCCGGCCTTGACCGGGCGGGTGGTGGACAACGCCCAGATGATCGACCCTGCGGTGCGCGAGCAGCTGACCCAGCAATTGCAGGCGCTGGAGCAGACCTCCGGTGACCAGATTGTGGTGGTCACCGTGCCCGACCTGCAGGGCGTGCCGATTGAGGACTACGGTTATCAGTTGGGCCGCGCGTGGGGCATCGGCCAGAAGGGCAAGGACAACGGCGCGCTGTTGCTGGTTGCCCGCGACGAGCGAAAGTTGCGCATCGAAGTCGGCTACGGCCTGGAAGGCGTGCTGACGGATGCGCAGTCCTGGGTGATCATCAATCAGGTGATCGCGCCCAAGTTCAAGGCCGGCAATTTCAGCCAGGGGATCAGCGACGGTGTCGCGGCGATGATCCAGGTGGTCGGCGGTGAACCGCTGGCGGTGCCGGCCCATGTGGCGGAGGCGAATTTCGCCAAGGACAATCCCGGGTTTTCCATCGGTTTGTTCGTCCTGCTGATCGGCGTGTTGTGGCTGTGCAACCGCATGGGCCTGCCGGTGGGCGCCATCTTGCTGGCGATCCTCAGCAGCAGTGGACGCGGCGGCGGTGGGGGCGGCGGTGGCGGTGGTTTCCGCGGCGGCGGCGGGGGCTTTGGTGGTGGCGGGGCGTCGGGCGGCTGGTAATGACAATAACGAAAATAGAGCATCTACAACCATGGCATTACTGACTGAACACGAGCAGCGCCAAGTGGCCGAGGCAATCGCCCGGGTCGAGCAACAGACCGACGCCGAACTGGTCACGGTGCTGGCGGCGCGTGCCGATGACTACGCCTACATCCCGTTGCTGTGGGCCAGCCTGATCGCGTTGGTGGTGCCCGGTGTGGTGCATTACTTGTCGGGCTACCTGACCATGTACACCTTGTTGCTGGCGCAGTGGGCGACTTTCATTGTGCTGTGCCTGGTGTTTCGCTTGCCCAAGGTCACCACCCGTTTGATCCCCCGCTCGGTGCGCCATTGGCGCGCCTCGAACCTGGCGCGTCGCCAGTTCCTCGAGCAGAACCTGCACCACACGCTGGGCAGCACCGGGGTGCTGATTTTTGTCAGCGAGGCGGAGCGTTATGTGGAAATTCTCGTCGATGACGGTA
This genomic stretch from Pseudomonas orientalis harbors:
- a CDS encoding TPM domain-containing protein, whose amino-acid sequence is MRLLRIGLALWLLGCVGMAQAALTFPALTGRVVDNAQMIDPAVREQLTQQLQALEQTSGDQIVVVTVPDLQGVPIEDYGYQLGRAWGIGQKGKDNGALLLVARDERKLRIEVGYGLEGVLTDAQSWVIINQVIAPKFKAGNFSQGISDGVAAMIQVVGGEPLAVPAHVAEANFAKDNPGFSIGLFVLLIGVLWLCNRMGLPVGAILLAILSSSGRGGGGGGGGGGFRGGGGGFGGGGASGGW
- the bglX gene encoding beta-glucosidase BglX, which encodes MKKLCLLGLVATLASHPVWAETKPAALKDKDAFVSDLLKQMTLDEKIGQLRLISIGPEMPRELIRKEIAAGRIGGTFNSITRPENRPMQDAAMRSRLKIPMFFAYDVIHGHRTIFPISLALASSWDMDAIGRSGRIAAQEAAADSLDITFAPMVDISRDPRWGRTSEGFGEDTYLVSRIAEVMVKAFQGASAANADSIMASVKHFALYGAVEGGRDYNVVDMSPVKMYQDYLPPYHAAIKAGSGGVMVALNSINGVPATANTWLMNDLLRKDWGFKGLAVSDHGAIFELIKHGVAKDGREAAKLAIKAGIDMSMNDTLYGKELPGLLKSGEIEQSDIDNAVREVLGAKYDMGLFKDPYLRIGKAEDDPADTYADSRLHRADARDIARRSLVLLKNHNDTLPLKKSATIALVGPLAKAPIDMMGSWAAAGKPEQSVTLLDGMNAVIGEKGKVIYARGANITGDKAVLDYLNFLNFDAPEVVDDPRPAQVLIDEAVKAAKNADVIVAAVGESRGMSHESSSRTDLNIPQSQRDLIKALKATGKPLVLVLMNGRPLSILEENQQADAILETWFSGTEGGNAIADVLFGDYNPSGKLPITFPRSVGQIPTYYNHLSIGRPFTPGKPGNYTSQYFDDTTGPLFPFGYGLSYTTFGLSDMALSSTTLNKTGKLDASVTVKNTGKVDGETVVQLYIQDVAGSMIRPVKELKNFQKVMLKAGEERTLHFTITEEDLKFYNAQLKFAAEPGEFNVQIGLDSQDVQQQSFELL
- a CDS encoding LemA family protein — encoded protein: MQAAQGYRWGLKAAALLLISSVLSGCGINNIPTLDEQAKAAWGQVQNQYQRRADLIPNLVEVVKGYAAHEQDTLTAVIEARAKATSIQVDASTLDNPEKLKQFQQAQDGLSGALSRLMVVSERYPDLKANQNFLALQSQLEGTENRIAVARRDFIQAVQNYNTEIRTFPGRLWHSVMYSDLPIRATFEATSADADKAPQVKFK
- a CDS encoding TPM domain-containing protein — its product is MALLTEHEQRQVAEAIARVEQQTDAELVTVLAARADDYAYIPLLWASLIALVVPGVVHYLSGYLTMYTLLLAQWATFIVLCLVFRLPKVTTRLIPRSVRHWRASNLARRQFLEQNLHHTLGSTGVLIFVSEAERYVEILVDDGISNRLDDSSWDAIVQAFTQQVKQGQTLAGFIACIEACGELLKVHVPVTQTRNELPNRLVVLE